GATCAGCCAGAATTGCCGCGTCTTGTGCGCATCCCCCACATGCACATGATGCTGGGTGATCATCTCGCCCCGAGGCGCGCGCGCCTTGGGCTGCCAGCCTTCGGGCTTCCATCCCGCGGGCGGCACGCGATAGCCGAACGACCCGGCCATCATGAACACGAAGTAAATCGCGGCCATGACGAAGAAGGCCTGCCAGACGCCGACCTCGGTCGGGGACTGGAAATGGTTCATCAGCCGGTCCGCCAGCGGCGCCCCGATCATCGCGCCGCCGCCAAAGCCCATGATCGCCATTCCCGTCGCCAGGCCGCGCCGGTCCGGGAACCACTTGATCAGCGTCGAGACCGGGGAGATATAGCCAAGCCCCAGCCCGATCCCGCCGATAAAGCCCGAGCCGAGCCACATGAGCCAAAGCTGATGGCTCATCACCCCGATGCCCGAAATGACCATGCCGCCGCACCAGCAGAATGCCGCGACGACCCCGGCCTTGCGCGGCCCCGCCGTTTCCAGCCACCCGCCCCACAGCGCCGCCGAGGAGCCCAGCAGAACGAAGAACAGCGTATAGATCCAGCCCAGATCCGCGATGCGCCAGTCGCAACTGGTCGTCACCAGCGCCGCAAGGACGCTCATCCCTTCGCAGACAACAGGCGCGCTGAGGCCGATGGCCCGCGACAGGGGCAGCCAGAACACCGAAAAGCCGTAGGCCATGCCGATACACAGATGAATCGCCAGCGCGGTTGGCGGCACCAGCCACCGGTTGAAGCCAGGCTGCGCAATCGTGCGCTCGCGAGACAGTAATGGCGTTCGGAATCCCGTAGCGTCTTCTATGGCTGTCATCGCTTCCCTCCCCTGAAATAGACTGCGTGTGGCATCCGGAGTGGATCGCAAGATCCGTGTCGCCCCGCCCCTTCCTGAGGATCAAGGCCCGTCGCAAGACCCTCCCCCTTGGGTCGCGCAGGCAGTTTCTGAATTGAAGATATTGATTTCAATGGACAATATGTCCATCCGGCCGGACAAGTTGTCCAAGCCCGTCATAAAGCCGAGCGATGACGCGCCCTGGCGAGCTAAATGAATGAATTATTCCATTGCCGCGGCGGACATCGGT
This Paracoccus pantotrophus DNA region includes the following protein-coding sequences:
- a CDS encoding OFA family MFS transporter is translated as MTAIEDATGFRTPLLSRERTIAQPGFNRWLVPPTALAIHLCIGMAYGFSVFWLPLSRAIGLSAPVVCEGMSVLAALVTTSCDWRIADLGWIYTLFFVLLGSSAALWGGWLETAGPRKAGVVAAFCWCGGMVISGIGVMSHQLWLMWLGSGFIGGIGLGLGYISPVSTLIKWFPDRRGLATGMAIMGFGGGAMIGAPLADRLMNHFQSPTEVGVWQAFFVMAAIYFVFMMAGSFGYRVPPAGWKPEGWQPKARAPRGEMITQHHVHVGDAHKTRQFWLIWLVLCLNVSAGIGVIGMASPMLQEIFAGRLVGRPDLGFTQLDAGQKAAVAAIAAGFAGLLSLFNIAGRLCWASASDRLGRKTTYFIFFGLGIVLYTLAPSAAHSGNQVLFVAMICVIISMYGGGFSTVPAYLADVFGTQFVGAIHGRLLTAWATAGIVGPVVVNYLREAQIAAGVPRAQAYDYTMYILAGFLALGLVCNALVRPLDEKWFMKPEAVAALQASAATAGPVQSGSFGIDRGRFDLAALLAWAAVCIPLAWGVWMTAMKTAALFG